In Neoarius graeffei isolate fNeoGra1 chromosome 9, fNeoGra1.pri, whole genome shotgun sequence, one genomic interval encodes:
- the LOC132892010 gene encoding endoribonuclease YbeY-like isoform X1, which yields MVVLLRNLQNVVPIRRARLRKDVETLKRILEVQRFDMGIVCVDNRKIQHINNIYRKRNMPTDVLSFPFYEDLRPGKLPCALHRDEYNLGDIFLGVEYVMQQCQERSWDFHETLTVVAAHGLCHLLGYRHETEDEWDEMFQKENYILREFNRLTGSHLEPLTKRCTADR from the exons ATGGTTGTACTTCTTCGAAATCTGCAAAATGTTGTTCCAATTCGTCGTGCCAGGTTGCGTAAAGATGTAGAGACGCTGAAACGCATTTTGGAAGTTCAAAGATTTGACATGGGCATTGTGTGTGTGGACAACCGCAAAATTCAACACATCAACAACATCTACAGGAAAAGGAACATGCCAACAGATGTGCTCTCATTCCCCTTTTATGAG GACCTGAGACCAGGGAAGCTTCCATGTGCCCTTCACAGAGATGAGTATAATCTAGGAGATATTTTCTTGGGAGTAGAGTATGTCATGCAACAGTGTCAAGAAAGATCCTGGGATTTTCATGAAACCCTCACA GTAGTAGCTGCACATGGACTGTGTCACTTGCTTGGGTACAGACATGAGACAGAGGACGAGTGGGATGAG ATGTTTCAGAAAGAAAATTACATCCTGCGCGAGTTCAACAGACTAACCGGCAGTCATCTTGAGCCTCTAACAAAGAGATGCACAGCAGACAGGTGA
- the LOC132892010 gene encoding endoribonuclease YbeY-like isoform X2, with protein MVVLLRNLQNVVPIRRARLRKDVETLKRILEVQRFDMGIVCVDNRKIQHINNIYRKRNMPTDVLSFPFYEDLRPGKLPCALHRDEYNLGDIFLGVEYVMQQCQERSWDFHETLTVSSSCTWTVSLAWVQT; from the exons ATGGTTGTACTTCTTCGAAATCTGCAAAATGTTGTTCCAATTCGTCGTGCCAGGTTGCGTAAAGATGTAGAGACGCTGAAACGCATTTTGGAAGTTCAAAGATTTGACATGGGCATTGTGTGTGTGGACAACCGCAAAATTCAACACATCAACAACATCTACAGGAAAAGGAACATGCCAACAGATGTGCTCTCATTCCCCTTTTATGAG GACCTGAGACCAGGGAAGCTTCCATGTGCCCTTCACAGAGATGAGTATAATCTAGGAGATATTTTCTTGGGAGTAGAGTATGTCATGCAACAGTGTCAAGAAAGATCCTGGGATTTTCATGAAACCCTCACAGTAA GTAGTAGCTGCACATGGACTGTGTCACTTGCTTGGGTACAGACATGA